The genomic interval TTTTCGATCGTCGTGTGCTCGTCGTAGATCCCAGCCTCGTTCGCCTGAATCGCCGCTCCGTAATCGTCGAAGTCATCGACGATCTCGGACGCCGCGACGTAAAACTCGAAGCAGAGATCGGGATCGGCGCTGAGAACTCGCGCGATCCGCTGAGCCATTTCGTTCCGTGTCACTCCCCTCCTCCGATCGAGGCACCGGCTGGAGCCTGGCCTGGGAGGAGCAGCGCGTCAACGACTGGGTGATTCGAGCTAGATCGAACCACGGTAGTTCAGCGGCTCGAGCCGCACCGAGTTCTCGACCGGGCCTAGGAGCGAAAAGAACTGAGGGTCCTGACTGAACTTGAAGACACGGTAGAGACGGTAGCGCGCACCTTCCGCGCGTGACACTTCAACTTCATGTTGCGAGATGATGAACGGACGACGAGCGTTGAAGTTAGTCGTCTTCACCTCGATGGAGACAGGCTCGCTGGTCTTGGGATCGAACGAGCGCACGTCGTAGCCGACATGATCCCCCTCGACTTTTGAGACATGAACGACTTCGCGAGCGAGGACGTCCCGACCTGCCAGCCTCAGGCGAAGCCGCTCATATTCGAGTACGTACTCCTCACCGAGCTGGCCGAGTTCGCGGTTTCGGCGCTCGATCTCCAAGTAGTCGGTGACCAGCGTGCGAATGACCGGCGGCTTGCCATCAGAGGAGTACTGCACATCGAGCCTACCCTTGGGTGGCCGTACCTCGCGAAGCTCGTGAGCGTTAGGTCCAGCCTCTCGGGCCGGCAATCGGGACTGAACCCCTTCAACCAGCGCGAAGAATTCCGGATGAGCCGCCAGGAAGACTTGGACCACGGGGACGAGCGATTGC from Candidatus Eisenbacteria bacterium carries:
- a CDS encoding DUF3883 domain-containing protein yields the protein MSSEAQPAGVPWSPEENVLIVEDYFSMLVVELEGSPYVKRRHNEELRKLLRNRNSSSVERKHMNISAILEQLGLPFLEGYKPYRNFQQSLVPVVQVFLAAHPEFFALVEGVQSRLPAREAGPNAHELREVRPPKGRLDVQYSSDGKPPVIRTLVTDYLEIERRNRELGQLGEEYVLEYERLRLRLAGRDVLAREVVHVSKVEGDHVGYDVRSFDPKTSEPVSIEVKTTNFNARRPFIISQHEVEVSRAEGARYRLYRVFKFSQDPQFFSLLGPVENSVRLEPLNYRGSI